In bacterium, the genomic stretch ATTCCACCCTAAAAAGTGTCGCTTGATCAAGGCATCACTCATATCGAATACTACGCATCCTTTCTAGGATACACCTCTCTTCCGCCGCTCAAATCCATTTTATGTTACAGCCAATACTCGGCGACTGTTCAGAGGGCGGTGCATCACCTGCTAATGCAGCGTCAATTGCAAAGCGAAGGTCACATCCAGTTACTTTTATATCATTTCCTGGACGACTAGCATCGAATTGTCCCCTGTAGAATAACGCTCTATTCTCATCATAGAGAAAAAAATCGGGAGTACACGCTGCATCAAAATCACGAGCCACCGCCTGCTTCTCATCATAGAGATATGGAAATGAATAATCGTATTTAGCTGCTCTTGCACTCATTTCTTCAGGCCCGTCCATTGGGTATTGGCTTGCATCATTTGAACTGATAGCGACCACTCCAAGAGACTTATTCTCGTACTCTCGTATCAGTGCTAAGAGAACGTCATGAATCGCGATGACAAATGGGCAATGATTACAAATAAACATCACCAATAATGCTTTTTGGTCACTAAAGTCGTCGAGCGACACCTGT encodes the following:
- a CDS encoding thioredoxin family protein, producing the protein MVKTPSTMVELGTPAPLFSLPDVCTGKQVSLDDFSDQKALLVMFICNHCPFVIAIHDVLLALIREYENKSLGVVAISSNDASQYPMDGPEEMSARAAKYDYSFPYLYDEKQAVARDFDAACTPDFFLYDENRALFYRGQFDASRPGNDIKVTGCDLRFAIDAALAGDAPPSEQSPSIGCNIKWI